A genomic stretch from Aedes albopictus strain Foshan chromosome 2, AalbF5, whole genome shotgun sequence includes:
- the LOC115264963 gene encoding uncharacterized protein LOC115264963, translating to MANPNATNLDFTETPCAACDDVSTENEKMIGCDGCQLWFHLRCVGVSVEEAEKKKKWYCADDKCQQAKKKRKNPVKKNGDESDRSSVKSDATLTLEQKLKAMEESQVRMEQELDAEIVLKRKEKEIQRSIERKRRALEEQMREEEEEEEKRWQEEILQERKLQLDRMRARQQSFEASMKNLDEEMSKLKTAEKNSTQQRDAGEGVSGVNRTPLRNPEIGKLTEHNVKKLKKVESEEESENESNSEDSSEETDSDVSSEPDIPTSVKGRKTAASKDKAKLDNLSQHGLGQARCGPTKAQLSARSGISKKLPVFSGQPEEWPLFYGTYTASNEACGYTDVENLVRLQECLKGPALEMVRGQLLLPKSVPKVIVKLRQLYGRPEQLLQSHLEKVRRLEPPKAGKLASFIPFGTAVEQLCEHLEAAELQQHLVNPLLIQDLVDKLPDNDKREWVRFKRGKRKVTLRTFTNFLSEIVSEACEANVSFDCKPVNRSTGEGRSGASTGRSKGALFYHSEGENTSTNPPSSGADRRSLKPCRVCQRTDHRLRYCQDFRNLTYADRMKVVEHWKLCHVCLNEHGTAQCKFKLRCNVGECRQLHNSLLHPANETVGTSAHIRTNSVMMFRMIPVRLHCGEKSITVLAFLDEGASVSLVERKLADRLGVVGVHEKLTIQWTADIERVERDSMRTNVWVSAIGGDEKMLLTTVHTVSKLMLPKQSLNFEELGFHHSHLRGLPVSSYNGRPEMLIGLNNLQCFAPLEAKIGTVMEPIAVRCRLGWTVYGPRHTSAPAMAAGYVNVHNGFTNEDLHDILKNHYAVEESVVAVQLETAEDKRAREILERTTKRIGDSFETGLLWKVDNPSFPDSYPMALRRLKQLEKKLERNPDLQRNVSKQIVEYQEKGYAHLATPEELAAAEPDKVWYLPLNVVINPKKTR from the coding sequence ATGGCCAATCCAAATGCGACAAATCTAGATTTTACGGAGACTCCGTGCGCGGCGTGCGATGACGTTTCTACTGAAAACGAAAAGATGATAGGCTGCGACGGATGCCAGCTGTGGTTCCACCTCCGCTGTGTAGGGGTTTCTGTCGAGGAAGCAGAGAAGAAGAAAAAGTGGTACTGCGCGGATGACAAATGCCAGCAAgcgaagaagaagaggaagaatccCGTAAAGAAGAACGGTGATGAATCGGATCGGTCCAGCGTCAAATCCGACGCGACGCTCACTCTGGAGCAAAAGCTAAAAGCGATGGAGGAGAGCCAGGTGCGAATGGAGCAGGAGCTGGACGCGGAAATTGTTTTGAAGCGGAAAGAAAAGGAGATCCAGCGATCGATTGAAAGGAAGCGGAGGGCGCTGGAAGAGCAAATgcgtgaagaagaagaagaggaggagAAGCGGTGgcaggaggaaattctgcaggagcgCAAGCTACAATTGGACCGTATGCGGGCCCGCCAGCAATCATTCGAAGCAAGCATGAAGAATCTGGACGAAGAGATGTCCAAATTGAAGACCGCGGAGAAGAACAGCACGCAGCAAAGAGACGCTGGTGAAGGTGTGTCCGGAGTGAATCGGACGCCTTTGCGTAATCCGGAGATTGGGAAGCTGACGGAACACAATGTGAAGAAGCTGAAGAAAGTCGAATCCGAAGAAGAATCCGAAAACGAAAGCAATAGCGAGGATAGCTCGGAGGAGACCGATAGTGATGTCAGTAGCGAACCTGATATTCCGACATCGGTGAAAGGCAGAAAGACGGCCGCCAGCAAGGACAAGGCCAAGCTCGACAATTTGAGCCAGCACGGGCTGGGGCAGGCACGGTGTGGACCTACGAAAGCTCAACTGTCTGCAAGAAGCGGTATTAGCAAAAAGTTACCAGTATTCTCCGGCCAACCGGAAGAATGGCCGCTGTTCTACGGGACGTATACAGCATCAAATGAAGCTTGCGGATACACCGATGTGGAAAACCTGGTGCGattgcaggaatgcctgaagggtCCTGCGCTGGAAATGGTTCGTGGTCAGTTGCTTCTTCCGAAGTCAGTACCGAAAGTTATTGTAAAACTACGTCAGCTGTACGGTAGACCCGAACAATTGCTGCAGAGTCATCTGGAGAAAGTGCGTCGCTTAGAACCGCCAAAGGCAGGGAAGCTTGCTAGCTTCATTCCTTTCGGCACGGCGGTCGAGCAACTATGCGAGCATCTGGAAGCGGCAGAACTTCAACAACACTTGGTGAATCCATTGCTGATACAAGATCTGGTGGATAAACTGCCAGATAACGACAAGCGCGAGTGGGTACGCTTCAAACGAGGCAAAAGGAAAGTGACACTCCGCACTTTCACCAACTTCCTCTCCGAAATTGTGTCGGAGGCGTGTGAAGCGAATGTGAGCTTCGACTGCAAACCGGTAAACAGGTCCACTGGCGAAGGACGTTCAGGAGCGAGCACTGGAAGGTCAAAGGGTGCGTTGTTCTACCACAGTGAAGGCGAGAATACGTCGACAAATCCGCCGTCGAGCGGGGCTGATCGAAGAAGCTTAAAACCGTGCAGGGTATGCCAACGGACAGATCATCGTCTACGTTACTGCCAGGACTTCAGGAATCTCACATATGCGGATCGAATGAAGGTGGTAGAGCATTGGAAGCTGTGTCATGTGTGCTTGAACGAGCATGGAACTGCACAGTGCAAGTTCAAGCTGCGGTGCAACGTAGGAGAATGTCGGCAATTGCATAACTCGCTGCTGCATCCGGCGAACGAAACGGTTGGAACAAGCGCTCATATCCGAACAAACAGCGTGATGATGTTTCGAATGATTCCAGTTCGTCTGCACTGCGGAGAAAAGTCTATTACCGTCCTAGCTTTCTTGGACGAAGGCGCGTCAGTGTCGCTCGTGGAGCGGAAACTCGCGGATCGATTGGGAGTAGTTGGCGTACACGAAAAGCTCACCATCCAGTGGACGGCCGATATAGAGCGGGTAGAGCGAGATTCCATGCGAACCAACGTATGGGTGTCTGCAATTGGAGGGGACGAGAAGATGCTGCTGACCACGGTCCACACGGTTAGCAAACTGATGCTACCAAAACAGTCGCTGAACTTCGAGGAGTTGGGTTTCCACCACAGCCACTTGCGAGGTTTACCCGTTTCATCCTATAATGGACGGCCGGAAATGCTCATCGGCCTGAATAATCTACAGTGCTTTGCTCCACTGGAGGCCAAAATCGGCACAGTCATGGAACCAATTGCAGTGCGTTGCCGTCTCGGATGGACAGTTTACGGACCGAGGCATACGTCTGCTCCAGCAATGGCTGCTGGGTATGTGAACGTTCACAACGGTTTCACGAACGAAGACCTACACGATATTCTAAAAAACCACTACGCAGTTGAAGAGTCGGTGGTTGCCGTGCAGTTAGAAACCGCGGAAGACAAACGGGCCCGCGAAATCCTGGAGCGCACGACCAAAAGGATCGGTGACAGTTTCGAGACAGGCCTGTTGTGGAAGGTAGACAACCCGTCATTCCCCGATAGCTATCCTATGGCGCTGCGCCGTCTCAAGCAGTTGGAGAAGAAGTTAGAACGGAACCCGGATTTGCAGCGCAACGTCAGCAAGCAGATCGTTGAATATCAGGAGAAAGGATATGCACATCTCGCCACTCCTGAGGAACTCGCCGCAGCAGAACCGGATAAGGTATGGTATCTTCCGCTAAACGTTGTCATAAATCCCAAAAAAACCCGGTAA
- the LOC109397317 gene encoding uncharacterized protein LOC109397317 has protein sequence MGKDYFVVVQTIEAGKPVVTVVPHKWVSGNSLFWPSKQANELRQNAASSPASSWTKMPCSVKRKYIPTFKGAEQEADELSGQSTDASDFAPKRKKKLKKGSTTKELDLNHLLTDQAAEANPTVLQPRDRDDVMEITPAEKQAPPVNQPVSEIENICCQPESLLPEGYVVNIQQVDISHYSF, from the exons atggGAAAAG ATTACTTCGTCGTAGTGCAAACAATCGAGGCCGGAAAACCTGTTGTTACAGTGGTGCCACACAAATGGGTGAGTGGAAATTCACTTTTCTGGCCTAGCAAGCAGGCAAACGAATTACGCCAAAATGCCGCATCATCACCAGCGTCGTCGTGGACAAAGATGCCGTGCTCAGTGAAGCGGAAGTATATTCCGACTTTTAAGGGCGCCGAGCAAGAAGCTGACGAACTATCGGGCCAATCTACCGACGCTTCTGACTTCGCACCCAAGCGAAAGAAAAAGTTGAAGAAGGGTTCAACTACCAAGGAACTGGATTTGAACCACCTACTAACGGATCAAG CGGCGGAAGCAAATCCCACTGTCCTGCAGCCGCGCGACCGTGATGATGTTATGGAGATTACTCCAGCAGAAAAGCAAGCGCCCCCGGTGAACCAACCAGTGAGTGAGATTGAAAACATATGTTGCCAGCCGGAATCTTTGCTCCCGGAAGGCTACGTCGTAAACATACAACAGGTCGATATTTCTCACTATTCATTTTAA